The genomic window TATAAACAATGATGGGGAGGTGGACATGCATGATTTGTTAGTCCTTGGATATAATCTCGGATGTGCCGGAAGTGCCAGACCTTATACGGGGAGCTCATTTCGTTCCCATGCTGCGGACAATTGGGGAATGCAGTTGGCTAATTCTGACGTCAATAGCAAACATGCAGACACAGACGGAAATGGGATTGTAAATTCCAGTGACAGCGTAGCTATTTCGAACAATTATCGCAAAACTCATTCTCTTGTACCGAATCCGGTGTATGAACGTGGGGATTATCCTGTGGACTTTGTGATCTTGAATCCAGACGTTGACTCGGGTGATGTCATATTCATTGAATTCAGACTTGGAGATGATACATATCCTGCATTACGTGCTACAGGGTATTCTTATGAATTAGATTATAATAAAGAGGCGCTCTACGAACCAAGTCTAAGTGTTAGCTTTTATGAGAATGATTGGTTTTCCAATGGGGTGAGTACATTATCAATGTATAAGAAACCATGGGACGGACGGTTAGAATCTGGTGGAGTTAGAGCCAATGCCAATATGATCAGTGGAAAAGGAGGGGTAGAGCTGATTCAAAGTGTAATTGAAGAAGATTTAAATCCATTTGGTAGGGACGGTTTTGACAATGCGTTGATACCTTTTTATTTCAAGAATATTACCATAATGAATGGTGCTGGTGAGCTGGTGCAAGTACCGGATGTTACCGTCTATGCTAAAAGAAAGACCTCGCAGAAAGGAGTTTTGGACGATTCTAAATTGATTGTTCGTCCAAATCCTGCTTCTGATATTCTCAATATTCACTTGAATGGAGATAATGAACTTCAAGCTGTTCAAATTTTAAGTTTGGATGGTCGTTCAATTCTCCAGAATAAATGCACCAATAACAAACATTTTACACAGGATCTTTCCTTGTTAAATAATGGTCTGTATTTGGTTCAGATTCAAACAAAATTTGGACCATTACTCAGACGAATTCAGGTAAGCAAATAATCCCTGTTTTATACATATAACCAGTTCTATTCTGATTATTGTTAGATAAAGTAAGCCGCTATTGCGGCTTACTTTATACATTGTAGGAAATGCCATTAAGACTTGGCTTTATTAGTGTTGTTAGAGTTTTGACTGATCCACCAGAAGCTCTAAAGAATCCTTGTAGTTTTTACCTACAGGTAACAGTTTTGCCTGAGCTTTTTCGATTACTTCAACACCTTGACCAATGATGGAATTGATCTTTTTTAAGTTGACAATATAGGATCGGTGGATTCTTAGGAATAAGCTAGGAGGTAGTTTGTCTTCCAGACTTTTCATGGTTTGAAGAGTAATGACACGTCCTGATTCGGTGCGTATAATCACATAATCCTTCAAACCTTCTATATATAAAATGTCAGAAAAGTTGAGCTTGACAAGTTTTTTATCTGCCTTTACAAATATATAATCCTGAAAACTTGATTCTTTTTCAGGTGCTGCTTGCAGTTTGAGTTTTTCGGTGACTTTATTGATTGCTTTTAAGAACCGTTCAAATGAAATAGGTTTTAAAAGATAATCAATTGCGTTTAAATTAAATCCTTCAACAGCAAATTCAGGATATGCCGTAGTGAAAATAACCAAAGGAGGTGAGCTGAGTTGCTTCAAAAAATCAACTCCTCTGAGTATAGGCATTTCGATATCGAGTAAAAGTAAATCCACCCTTTCGTTTTGCAACATCTCATTCGCTTCCAATGCATTAAAGCATCTGCCAACTAGTTGTATATTTGGCAGTTGAGATATGTAAGTCTCCAATATTTCTCCAGCCAGTGGTTCGTCGTCCACGATTAAAGTCCTGATC from Saprospiraceae bacterium includes these protein-coding regions:
- a CDS encoding response regulator transcription factor gives rise to the protein MIRTLIVDDEPLAGEILETYISQLPNIQLVGRCFNALEANEMLQNERVDLLLLDIEMPILRGVDFLKQLSSPPLVIFTTAYPEFAVEGFNLNAIDYLLKPISFERFLKAINKVTEKLKLQAAPEKESSFQDYIFVKADKKLVKLNFSDILYIEGLKDYVIIRTESGRVITLQTMKSLEDKLPPSLFLRIHRSYIVNLKKINSIIGQGVEVIEKAQAKLLPVGKNYKDSLELLVDQSKL